From the candidate division KSB1 bacterium genome, one window contains:
- a CDS encoding phosphatase PAP2 family protein translates to MKKTLLWHVVGAAVLLTLAAVIRLADADIPLFWLLHRVSAVTGTFLWANLTILGDTLVASVFFILLLRRHPQIVWSALTAAVLVTLIVTVLKSGTGVQRPPAVLDRSLMTIIGPALGRRSFPSGHTATIFCTVGVLLPYLKVPTKAAALLLAAVVGWARIVDGVHWPTDVAAGAAIGLLGAAAGTLLVARLKWRAHRTAQLVWGAVFLIAAIVLLISYDTRYEQAVGLQRLYAALILLFGGWEYLHLLRNRTHKAVGLGDQSIT, encoded by the coding sequence GTGAAAAAAACGCTTTTATGGCATGTCGTCGGTGCTGCAGTGTTGTTGACCCTGGCTGCGGTCATTCGTTTGGCGGACGCCGATATTCCTCTTTTTTGGCTGCTGCATCGGGTATCTGCCGTCACCGGCACCTTTCTTTGGGCAAACCTCACCATTCTAGGCGACACCTTGGTGGCTTCCGTCTTTTTTATCTTGTTGCTCCGCCGTCATCCGCAAATTGTTTGGAGCGCATTAACGGCTGCAGTCTTGGTGACGCTGATAGTAACTGTACTGAAATCTGGGACCGGCGTGCAGCGGCCTCCGGCTGTCCTGGATCGCTCGCTAATGACTATTATCGGCCCTGCGTTGGGACGTCGATCGTTTCCCTCCGGTCATACGGCAACGATTTTTTGCACCGTTGGGGTTTTATTGCCTTATCTAAAGGTGCCGACCAAAGCGGCGGCTTTGTTGCTGGCCGCAGTCGTCGGCTGGGCGCGCATCGTCGACGGTGTGCATTGGCCGACGGATGTGGCGGCCGGAGCAGCCATCGGACTGCTCGGCGCCGCTGCCGGTACGTTACTCGTTGCCCGTCTAAAATGGCGCGCTCATCGTACGGCACAATTGGTTTGGGGGGCGGTATTCCTAATCGCCGCCATAGTCCTGCTGATCTCCTATGACACCCGATATGAACAAGCCGTCGGATTGCAAAGACTCTATGCTGCGCTGATTTTATTGTTCGGCGGTTGGGAATATCTGCATTT
- a CDS encoding GtrA family protein translates to MQFFKLPFEFLRLLKFGAVGISGVFVNSGLLWLLATKTKLPFYLCSFIAIETSIITNFLLNDRWTWSDRRRGSFLSRLLRYNASTAFSSIFITMTMLLLFKEWAGIPFLIANLLAIGCGMVFNFVANYYYTYGQTRLNLPKRVWIVLFVSLAVRLGLAAFLGAGFDEAYYYSYSIRPDLSYFDHPPFVGFLAGFFPYLTGLASPFTIRLGAVLLFTASSLLLYRLALQLTDESRAFYVLLLLNSTPLFFIGAGTMILPDAGLLFFWCATLLLFHRIFIREEFTLINWLVAGVLTGLAMLSKYHGALLGLGAALFLILCCHREFLRLGVYWYGLTAFAAFLPVIVWNVRHDFISFAFQGARAAGGTFSLQKFLQALGGQAGYLTPFLFFPMLIVIVNVVKSALKGGKRPLFFLLFGVLPTSLMLGIAFFKPILPHWTLPGYIVLLIPLAEWFSFEKSRVRLCLLKAAAVFVAFLMLTAALHTRYGILHLEKWARRGWITEKDVRMDATLDMVGWPQVGRRLIDRYANRDVFLFTHKWFLSGEIDLAVKGKLPVMCFNAYDARGFALWDAKLDMRGKDGVLITSSRFPIDVQKAFADYFRSITLSDSLVILRGGIPVQTFYFYECRTLLKRFPLPYGLNEF, encoded by the coding sequence ATGCAGTTTTTCAAGTTGCCGTTTGAGTTTCTTCGTCTGTTAAAATTCGGGGCCGTCGGAATCTCCGGCGTTTTCGTCAACAGCGGCCTACTGTGGCTGTTGGCGACAAAGACCAAACTTCCCTTTTATCTCTGCTCGTTTATTGCCATCGAAACCTCGATCATCACCAATTTTTTACTGAATGATCGTTGGACCTGGTCGGATCGACGGCGCGGCAGCTTTTTAAGCCGGCTTTTGCGCTACAACGCATCGACTGCCTTTAGTTCGATCTTTATCACCATGACCATGCTGCTCCTTTTCAAAGAATGGGCGGGCATTCCTTTTTTGATCGCCAATCTTTTGGCCATAGGCTGCGGCATGGTGTTCAACTTTGTTGCCAATTATTACTACACTTACGGGCAAACCCGACTCAACCTGCCGAAAAGGGTTTGGATCGTGCTTTTCGTTTCGCTCGCCGTACGTTTGGGATTGGCGGCTTTTTTGGGCGCCGGTTTCGATGAAGCCTATTACTACAGCTATTCGATTCGCCCCGATCTCAGCTATTTCGACCATCCGCCTTTTGTAGGATTTTTAGCCGGCTTTTTTCCCTATTTGACCGGCCTTGCTTCCCCTTTTACCATTCGTCTGGGCGCCGTTCTGCTTTTTACCGCTTCGAGCCTGCTGCTCTATCGCTTGGCACTCCAACTGACGGACGAATCGCGGGCTTTTTACGTTTTGCTGTTGTTGAACAGCACGCCGCTTTTTTTCATCGGGGCAGGTACCATGATTCTCCCCGATGCCGGTCTGCTCTTTTTTTGGTGTGCGACTTTATTGCTCTTTCATCGCATTTTCATTCGAGAGGAGTTTACGCTCATTAACTGGCTCGTGGCCGGTGTCCTAACCGGCTTGGCCATGCTCTCCAAATATCACGGCGCGCTGTTGGGCCTCGGCGCCGCCTTGTTCTTGATTCTTTGCTGTCACCGAGAATTTTTGCGTCTCGGCGTCTATTGGTATGGGCTGACGGCATTTGCCGCATTTTTGCCTGTCATAGTCTGGAACGTACGGCACGATTTCATCAGCTTTGCTTTTCAAGGGGCGCGCGCAGCCGGCGGCACCTTCTCCCTGCAAAAGTTTCTGCAGGCCTTGGGCGGACAGGCCGGTTACCTGACGCCTTTTCTCTTTTTCCCGATGCTGATCGTTATTGTGAATGTTGTCAAAAGCGCTTTAAAAGGAGGAAAAAGGCCGCTTTTTTTCCTGTTATTCGGCGTGCTGCCGACATCCTTGATGTTGGGCATCGCTTTCTTTAAGCCGATTTTGCCCCACTGGACTCTGCCCGGCTATATCGTTTTGCTCATTCCCTTGGCAGAGTGGTTTTCCTTTGAAAAGAGCCGGGTTCGTCTTTGTTTACTGAAAGCAGCCGCTGTATTTGTTGCGTTTTTGATGCTGACGGCTGCCCTGCACACCCGTTACGGCATTCTGCACTTGGAAAAGTGGGCGCGACGGGGTTGGATCACGGAAAAGGACGTCCGAATGGATGCCACTCTCGACATGGTCGGTTGGCCGCAGGTCGGCCGTCGACTGATCGATCGGTATGCAAACCGCGATGTCTTTTTGTTTACTCACAAGTGGTTCCTAAGCGGTGAGATTGACTTGGCAGTAAAAGGTAAACTGCCGGTCATGTGCTTTAATGCATATGATGCGCGCGGTTTTGCTCTCTGGGATGCAAAACTCGACATGCGCGGCAAGGACGGAGTGCTGATCACATCGTCCCGCTTTCCCATCGATGTACAAAAGGCGTTTGCCGACTATTTTAGATCAATTACTTTGAGCGACTCTTTGGTCATTCTGCGCGGCGGAATACCGGTGCAAACCTTTTATTTTTACGAATGCCGAACTTTGTTGAAACGTTTTCCTTTGCCGTACGGGTTGAACGAGTTTTAG